TTCTCCCGCATTCGAGTTGGGAAGCGACGGCACGAGGTCGCGTCCGTAGAAGAAGCCCGTCACGAACCCTTTCTGCCCGCAATCATTGGCCGCGACGAGCGCGTTGACCTTGGGCGTGAGGAAGACCAGCACCTTGCCGTTCTTGTCGATGTCCGACTCCGGGCCAAACGACTCGACCACCGTGTGATACAGCTCGCGGTCAAACAGCCGCCCAAGCTGCTCGATCTCCGCGGTCGTATACGCCTGGTACGCCTCGGTGTCGAGGTAGATGCCGAGATGCTCCCCCACCCAGCGCAACTGTCCCATCACCGTCGTGAACTGATCGCCTTCGAGGGACGTGATCACCTTGAAGTTCCGCGTGCTGCCGACCGTGAGGGCGAGCATCGGCGGCTGGTACGGTTCCCCACCGCGCGCCAGCGGGGCGAGACGGCGTTCCTCGTCGCGCAGGCGCGCGTCGAGCAGCTCCTGGGCCAGCGGCCGCGCCAACGCGCCAACCCTCGCATCGGTGCCGCCGCCCAGCAGCGACGCGATCGTCACGCCGCCGGCCGTCACACGCGCAACGGTCGCGACGGGCGTCGCCCCGTGCGTCGCGAGCTGCGGGACTAGCACATACTCGGCCCCATCATCGGTTGCGAGCGCCGCGCAGGTCGAAAGCTCGCCGGCGCCAATCACCGTGGCCGCGTACCGCGCCAGCGTCAGCGCCCGCCGGCGCGGCGTGTAGGTGATCGTGCGCGCGGCCGTCCACGCCGAACCGGTGAGGATCCGCACCTCGACGTTGCCACTCGGCAGGCAGTCGGGCACGACCACGCGCAAGAGCGTCGCCGAGCCGCTCACCGCGCTCGCGCGCGCATTGCCAAAGGCCACGGTGGTTCCGGCTCCGCCCAGTGCGCTCCCCGCGATGGCGAGCGTGTCACCGGGCCCCACGGCCAGCGGGAGCACGCCGCTGATGGACGCGCCGCCACTCGCCGTCGCGGTCAGGGTGACCGCGCGATCGGGCGCGCCCAGCGGCAGGGCCTGAACCTCCACGGCGCCGGCGCTCGCCCCCAGCCGCAACTCGGCCACGGCGCGCCCGTTGTCGTCCGTCACCGCGATCGAGTCCAGTATGACAGCGCCGTCGTTGCGCGCCGACGTGACGCGGAAGATGATCACCGCCGCCTTCACCGGGGTCCCAGAAACGTCCCGTACCTCGACCGCCAGTGGCACCGGCAGGACGCTCCCAGCCGGCGCGACCTGCTGGTCACCGGCGACGACACGCAGCGAATAGGAACGCCCGACCGCGAGAACACGATCGTGCGAACACCCCACCGCAAGCGCCAAGGCCACGAAAGCGGCCACCCGAACTCGCGTGTGCCCGACTAAATCCTTGATTGACAAGCGATTACACGCTCCGCAATAGTCCCAGAATTGCTTTGACGCCACGGTGTGCTGGCGCTATCCTTATGAATTCTATGTCGTTCGTCCACTTGCACTGCCATTCCGAGTTCTCTCTGCTCGACGGAGCGAACCGGATTGACGACCTGATCGAGCGCGCGCTCGAGTTCGAGCAGCCCGCGCTCGCCATCACCGATCACGGTAACCTGCACGCCGCGTGGGAGTTCCAGGAGAAGGCCCGAAAGGCCAGTCTCCGCCCCATCATCGGCATGGAGGCTTACGTGGCGTCGGGCGATCGGCGCGCGCGCACCCGCGGCGGTCCCGGCGAACGCAACTACTACCACCTCATCCTCCTCGCGCAGAACCTCACCGGCTACCGCAATCTGGTGAAGCTGTCCTCGCTGGCCTACACCGAGGGGTTCTACGGCAAGCCGCGTGTCGATCGCGAGATCCTCGCCAAGTATAACGAGGGGATCATCGTCTCCTCGGCCTGCATGGCCGGCGAGATCGCGACGCACCTCCTCGCCGACCGCGCCGACGAGGCGCGCCACGCCGCCGAGTGGTACGCCGACGTCTTCAAGGACCGGTACTACCTCGAGGTGCAGGCGCACAACTCGGGTGAGCAGAAACGGCTCAACGAACGCGTGCTCGCCCTCGCCGGCACGCTGAACCTTCCGGTGGTCGCCACCAACGACGCGCATTTCCTGCGCGCCGAGGACCACGACGCGCACGACATCCTGCTCTGCATCGGCCTCAAGAAGGACCGCACCGACGCCGACCGGATGCGCTATGACCGCGGGCTCTATTTCAAGAGCGCGCCCGAGGTGCAGGAGTTCTTCCCCGGGCGCCCCGACGTGCTGGAGAACACGCTCGCCGTCGCCGATCAGGTGGACGTGCAGTTCGGCAAGAAGTACCACGTGCCGTCCTTCCCGCTCCCCAAGGGCGTGAAGACCGAGAACGAGCTGCTGGTGCGGCTGGCCGCGGCGGGAATCACGGAGCGCTACGGCAACCCGGTGCCGAGCCCGGTGAAGGAGCGGCTCGACTACGAGCTCGACGTCATCACCACGACGGGCTATGCGGGCTACTTCCTGATCGTCGCCGACTTCATCAAGGCGGCGCGCGACCGGGGCATTCCCGTCGGGCCGGGACGCGGCTCGGCCGCCGGGTCCATCGTCGCCTACGCCCTCCGCATCACCGACGTCTGTCCGCTCAAGTACGACCTCCTCTTCGAGCGCTTCCTCAATCCGGAACGCGTCTCGATGCCCGACATCGACGTGGACTTCTGCGAAGAGCGGCGCGGCGAGGTCATCGAGTACGTGCGCGAAAAGTACGGCCGCGACTCCGTGGGGCAGATCATCACCTTCGGGACGCTCAAGTCGCGCGCCGCCATCAAGGACGTCGGCCGTGTGCTCGGCTTCACCCCGGGTGAGACCGATGCGATCGCCAAGCTGATCCCCAACGCGCCCAACTATTCGCTGACCGTCAAGGAAGCCATCACCAAGGTTCCCGAGGTCCACAAGCTCTACGAGCAGGACGAGCGCCACCAGCAGCTGTTCGATTTCGCGATCGCTCTCGAAGGCCTGTCGCGCCACGCCGGCATCCACGCCGCCGGCATCGTCATCGCGCCGGGTCCGCTCGACGAGTACGTGCCGGTCTGCACCCAGGAGTCCAAGGGCTCCGGCGCCGGCGCCGACGATCGCGTCGTCGTCACGCAGTACGACATGAACATGCTCGAGAAGGCCGGGATGCTGAAGATGGACTTCCTCGGCCTCACCACGCTCACCGTCATCCACGACGCCCTCGCCGCCATCAAGGCGCGCCATGGCACGGTCATCGACCTCGACGCCATCCCGTACGACGACGACGCCACCTACCGCATGCTGCGCGCGGGCCGCACCGCCGGCGTCTTCCAGTTCGAATCGCCGCTCGCTACCGACATGGTGCGCGCCATGCGCGCCGACCGGTTCGACGACCTCGTCGCCTCCAACGCGCTGCTCCGCCCCGGTCCGCTCGACGCGGGGATGCACAAGGTCTACTGCCGCCGCAAGAAGGGCGAGGAGCCCGTCTCGTACGCCCTGCCCGAGCTCGAGGAGATCCTCGCCCCCACATACGGCGTCATCACCTACCAGGAACAGGTGATGCGCATCGCGCAGCGGCTGGCCGGCATTTCGCTCGCCGAAGCCGACGTGCTGCGCAAGGCGGTGGGCAAGAAGGACGCCGAGCTCATCCGGAAGGAGATCGGCAAGTTCGTCGAGAAGTCGCTCGCGCGCGGGTACGACAAGCGCATCATCGACGACCTCGCCGGGCAGATCGAGACCTTCGGCCGCTACGGCTTCAACAAGTCGCACTCGGTCGCCTACTCCGTCCTGTCCTACCAGACGGCGTATCTCAAGGCGCACTTCCCCGAAGAGTTCATGGCGTCGCTGCTCTCCATGTGCATCGGCGACACCGACTCGGTGGTGAAGTACATCAATGAGGCCCGCGACCTCGGCCTCCAGATCCTGCCGCCCGACGTCAACGAGTCGGGCTACAAGTTCACGGTGGTCGGCGACAAGCGCATTCGCTTCGGTCTTGGCGCGGTGCGCAACGTCGGCCGCTCGGCCATTGACTCGATCATCGCGGCGCGCAGGGAACACCCCATCACCACGCTCTACGAGCTGTGCGAGCGCGTGGACCTGCGCACCTGCAACAAGCGCGTCTTCGAGGCGCTGATCTTTGCGGGGGCCCTCGACGGCCTCGGGCACCGCGCGCAGCTCGCTGCGGCGCTCGACGGCGCCATGCAGTCGGCGTCGCTGGTCCAGCACGAACGGACGTCGGGACAGGGATCGCTCTTTGGCGACAACGGTGGCGCCACCGCCGACTCCAAGCAGCAGATCGCCCCGACCCTGCCGACGATCAAGCCGCTCTCCGAGAGCGAGCGCCTGCAGCGCGAAAAGGAGATCCTTGGGTTCTACATCTCGGGCCACCCGCTGGAACCGTTCCGCGCCGAGGTGGAGCTGCTCGCCTCCCACACGGTGTCGGCACTCGGCCAGTGGACCGATGCGCCCGTCGCCATTGGTTGCGTCGTCACCGCCATTCGGCGGCAGGTGAGCAAGAAGTCGGGCGCTGAGTTCGCCCGCCTCGTGGTGGAGGACTTCTCGGGGGCGGGTGAGGTCCTCGTTTTCCCCGAGGCTTGGGCCGCCCTTGGCGAGCGGGTTCAGACGGACGTGCCGGTCCTCCTCAAGGGGAGCTATTCCCGCCGGGACCAAGGGGTGGACAACCCGACGTTTATCGTCGAGAGCGTCACCCGCCTCGCCGAACTGCGGACGACGGGCCAGATTGCGGTAGCCATCGAACTGGCCGCCGGCAGCGACCTGGCTGGCGCGGTGATGAAGGACGTGCGGGCCGTGGCCGAGTCGCATCCGGGCGCGGCGCCGCTGGAATTGCATTGGCGGGGAGCGGATGGCGCGACGACGCGGTTCCGGTCGTCGTCGCTGCACGTCTCCACGGCCGGTGCGTCGCTGCTGGAACTTCGTGCGCTCCTCGGTGAGGAGCGTGTGCGCCTGGTGCGCGGGAGCTGACATGGGCAGTTCAGCGCTGGAATTCGAGAAGCCGATCCTCGAGCTGGAGCGACAGATCGAGGAGATGCGCCGCAGCTCCACGGAGCAGAGCATCAACATCACCGCGGAGCTGGCGCCCCTCGAGCACAAGCTTTCCGAGCTGCGGCGCGAGGTCTACCGCAACCTGGCGCCGGTCCAGAAGGTGATGGTCGCGCGCAACTCGCGCCGGCCGTTCACCCTCGACTACCTGAAGCTCTGCTTCACCGATTTCATCGAACTGCACGGCGATCGCGCCTTCCGCGACGACGCCGCCATCGTCGGCGGCTGGGCGCGGCTCGAGGGCGAGACGGTCATGATCATCGGCCACCAGCGCGGCCGCGACACCAAGGAGAACATCCACCGCAACTTCGGCATGCCCCATCCCGAGGGGTATCGCAAGGCGCTGCGCCTGATGCGGCTTGCCGAGAAGTTCCACGTGCCGGTGCTGACCTTCATCGACACGCCGGGCGCCTGGGCCGGACTCGGCGCCGAGGAGCGCGGCCAGAGCGAAGCCATCGCGCGCAACCTGTTCGTGATGTCGGAACTGCAGGTGCCCATCATCGCCACGGTGATCGGCGAGGGCGGGTCCGGCGGCGCGCTCGCGCTTGGCGTCGCCGATCGCATCCTGATGTTCGAGCATTCGGTCTACTCGGTGATCACCGTCGAAGGGTGCGCCGCCATTCTCTGGAAGGACGGCAAGAGTCCGGAGATGCGGGAGCGGGCGGCCAGCGCCCTGCGCATCACCGCGCCGGAACTCCTGGAGCTCGGCGTGATCGACGAGATCCTCCCCGAACCGGAGGGCGGCGCGCACGCCGACCACGCCGCAGCCGCCGCGACGCTCAAGGAACGCCTCCTCGAGAATCTCGAGGAGCTTCGCAAGCTCAAGCCGGAGAAGCTCGTCCGCCGCCGGCGCGAGAAGTTCATGAAGATGGGCCAGTTCGAGGAGTAGGGTGGAGCACCTGATCGAAGTCGCCTTCAAGGGCAATCGCCGCGAGTTCTTCCGCTGGGCGTTCGAGGCGCCGCCGCCGGTCAGGGCGGCGATCATCGTCGACGTGGAGCGCGGCGAGGACCTCGGCCGCGTGCATGCCACCGGCGAGCTCGCGGAGCGCCGCAAGACGGGGACGACGCACGGGAAGGAGCAGCGCGAACCGCTGCGCGCCGCCCTGCGCCTCGCCACGGCGGATGATATTGCGCGCGCTGATGTACTGCGCGCCGACGACGAGAGCGCGCGGCGTTTCGCCGTGCAGAAGGCGCGCGCGCTGAACCTGCAGATGAAGATCTCGGATGCGGAGTGGCAGTGGGACCGCCGCCGCCTGACCTTCTACTTCACGGCGGAGGAGCGGGTCGATTTCCGCACGCTGGTGCGCCAGCTTGAGGCCCACTTCGGCGTCCGCGTCCAGATGTGGCACATCGGGCCTCGCGACGAGGCCAAGCGCCTCGATGGCGTTGGCCACTGCGGGCGGCAGCTCTGCTCCGCCTCCTGGCTCCCCGAACTGCTCCCGGTGAAGACGTCGCTGGCCAAGGAACAGCGGCTGTCCACCATCACGCCGACGCAGATCTCCGGCGCCTGCGGCCGCCTGATGTGCTGCCTGCGCTACGAGCACGAGTTCTACGTGCAGGCGCGCAAGCGCTTCCCCAAGCAGGGGAAGATCGTGCAGACGCTGCAGGGCGAGGAGAAGGTGGATGCCACCGACATCTTCCGCGACCTCGTGACGCTGCGCAATCCCGCCGGTGACGTGCGCGTCATTCCGCTCGCCCAGTTCAAGCGCGAACTCGCCGGGGAGCCCGTGTCGATGGAGGACATGGAACCGGAGTCGGAAGACGAGTCATCGGACGACCGCGAGTCGCTGGAAGGCGCCGTGACGCTGCAGCGCGCCGCTGAGCGCCCGACACGTCCCGCCGCCCGGCCCGAGTCGCGCCGGGAGGCGCAGCGTCCGACCGCGCCGTCACCGACGCGTTTCGATGGACGCGGCGATCGGCGCACACCGTCCGGCGGTGAAGGCGACCCGCGCAGTGCGCGTCCCGAGCCGCCGCGCGCCGATGCCACGCGCGCTGATGCCGCGCGCCCGGACGCCGCACGCCCTGATGCCTCGCGACGCGACGTGAATCGCCAGACTCCGGCGCGCCAGGAGCCAGGCCAGTCTGGGTCTGCACCAATGACGGGCGCACCGGCGGGAGATCGTCCCGCAACCGGCGCGCCACTCGACGCGGCCTCCCAGGACGCCGCGCAGGACGCCGACCAGCGCCGTGGACGCCGCCGCCGCGGCCGCCGCGGCGGTCGCCGCCATCGCGGTGACCGCAACCCGGGCACTCCGGGTGGCAATGACCACAACGGCGGCGCTGACGACGCGCCGTCGTCGAACCCGAACGACTGACCAGTGCCCCGCTTCTTCCTGACCACCGCCATCGACTACGCCAACGGCGAGCCCCACCTGGGGCATGCCCTGGAAAAGGTCGGCGCCGATGCCATCGCGCGCTTTCACCGGCAGCTCGGCTATGACGTCCACTTCCTCATCGGCATGGACGAGCATGGCCAGAAGGTCGCGCAGACCGCCGAGAAGCAGGGCGTGCCGCCGCAGCAGTTCGTGGACGACATTGCCGCCCTGTTCCAGGCGATGTGGGCGCAGCTGGGGGTGCGGTACGATCAGTTCATTCGCACCACGTCGCCCGCGCACAAGGCCGGCGTCACGAAACTGATCGAGCAGATCTTCGCCGCCGACGCGTCGCTCCCCGCGGACAGGCGCAACTTCTACGAGCGGTCCTATACCGGGCTGTACTGCGTCGGCTGCGAGAGCTTCAAGCAGCCAGCGGACATCGTGGACGGCAAGTGCGCCACGCATCCCACGCGCACGCTGGAGGAAGTCACCGAGCACAACTGGTTCTTCCGGCTCTCCGCGTACACCGGACGCCTGCAGCAGCTGTTCGCGGAGAATCCGTCGTTTCTCGAGCCGGAAAGCCGCCGCAATGAAATCCTGCAGCTGCTCGAGCAGGGGCTCGACGACATATCGGCCAGCCGTTCTCGCTTCGACTGGGGCGTTCCGTTCCCCCGTCCGCTCTCCAACGGCGACGTGCAAACCACGTATGTCTGGTTCGACGCGCTCCCCAACTACTGGACGGCGCGCTTCTTCCCGGGCTTCGAGCAGAAGGCGGCGTGGCCGGCCCACCTGCACGTGATCGGCAAGGACATCACGCGGTTCCACACCGTCATCTGGCCGGCCATGCTGATGGCGGCGGGCGAGACACTGCCCGCGCAGGTCTGGGCGCACGGGTTCATCTCGCTCGGCGGCGAGCGTTTCTCCAAGTCGGCCGGCGTCAAGCTCACGCTGGGCGAGGCCATCGACCGGTACGGCGTGGATGCGTTCCGGTATTACCTGCTGCGCGATGTCCCGTATGACGGCGACGGCTCGTTCTCGTGGGAGCGCTTCGAGGAGGTCTACAACAGCGACCTGGCGAACACGCTCGGCAACCTCGGCAGCCGCTCGATCGCGATGGTCGAGAAGTACCGCGGCGGGGTCGTCCCGTCGGTCGCGCCGGATGCGGAGCTGTTCGCGGCGCACGACGCGTCGCTCGCGCAGGCGCGCGCCGCCGTCGACGGCGCCCGTCGCCATCGCCCAAACGAGGTGATCGGCGCGCTGATGGACGCCGCGCGCCGCACCAACGAGTACATCCAGCGCACGCAGCCGTGGGCGCTCGCCAAGGATCCCGCGAATGCAGCGCCGCTTGATGTGGTGCTCACCACGCTCATTGCCTCGCTCGCGCAGTGCGCGGCGTGGCTCGCCCCCGTGATGCCGCAGAAGATGCAGGCCCTCTGGGAGCAGCTCGGCGGCACCGGTGACGTCACGCAGGTGCGCCTCGACCAGCCCATCGTGGTCAACGGCTGGCAGGTGAAGAAGGGAGGACCGCTCTTTCCGAAACCGTTGGTTTCGGAGGGTACCACAGAAACAGAATAGGACGGAGTACGACAGAGTACCACGGAGGACCACAGAGGGGCGCCGATCCATCTCGGCGCCCCGTTGTCGTACTCTGTCGTACTCTGTCGTACTCTGTCGTACTCTGTCGTACTCTGTCGTACTCTGAACTTCAGTCCGTAATCTTCCCCGCCGGCATCACGAACGTCAGCGGATCCATCGGCTTCCCGTTGCGCATGATCTCGTAGTGCAGGTGCGGTCCGGTGCTGAGTCCCGAGTTGCCGACCCTCGCGATCATCTGCCCGCGCACCACGCGCTGTCCGACCGACGCCATCAGCTTCGAGGCGTGCGCGTAGATCGAGACGAGTCCGTTGCCGTGGTCAATCTGCACCATCAGGCCGTAGCCCTGCTCGCGTCCGGCCTTGATGACGCGACCCGCGGCCGGCGCGACGATCGGCGCCCCCATTGGCGCCACCACGTCCACGCCCTCGTGCGCGCGCGACACGTGCAGAATGGGATGGAACCGGCTCTTCGAGAACTGGCTCGTGAGCCACCCGGCCGTCGGCATGATCGATGGCAGGTTCGCCATGCGCTCGGCGTGCAGCACCAGCGTGTCGCTCACTGCACGGAAGCTGGCCGACAGTTCCGACGCGCGGCGAATCATTCCTTCGAGATCGGGGCGCGAGCCACCGAAGCCGAGGCGGCCCAGGAAAGGCCGGCTCGCGAACCGCTGCGGCTTCTCGGGTGCCAGACCCATTGGCTTTGCCGGCACCGCGCCCTCCGTGATCGTTCCCGCGTCGGCGGTCGCCAGCTCCTTCTGCGCCACCTCGCCGGTCGAGTCGGGATCGATGCCGGCCAGTGTGCGAATGCGCTGATCCTGCTGCTCGATCTGCGCGATCGTATCGACCAGGGCCTGCAGTCGCCCATCGATGGACGCCAACTCCTGCTTGAGCCGTTCGTTCTCCCGCGCCGCCATTCGCGCCGAGGGCGTCGCCCACGGCGTGAAGAGCACCGCCGCAGCCGAACCAATCAGCAGAAGCAGCGCGACGGCCACGCCGACCAACACGCGCAGGCGTCGCTCGCCCAGCACGAAGCTTCGTGGCGAGTCGGTGCCGTCAGGCACGATGAGAATGGTCCAGCGACGAGGCATCGGCGCAATTTAGCCCACCGGCGCACGCCGGCAACGCGGGCTCCGTAGAAAACCCGAACGCCGAATTTCATCGCGCGCCGTCGTTGCTCCCCAGTCGAGCTGTTGCCGTTCTTGTATCCGTGTTCCGCCGTGTTCGACCGTGTCATCCGTTGGTGGTCAGCAGAAAAGCATGAGGGCCGCGCCCTCGCGGACGCGGCCCCCTCCCACCACGACGTCTGACTACGGCTTCTTCGTGAAGTCCACCGTCGGCGCTTCCTTCGCCGCCGCGCTGGTCACCTCGAAATAATCGCGCGCCTTCGCGCCCGTCACCTTGGCGGTCAGCACCTGCGGGAACTTCCGGATGTACGCGTTGTACGTCCCCACCGCGTCGTTGTAGTCCTTGCGGGCCACCGCGATGCGGTTCTCGGTGCCGGTCAGCTCATCCTGCAGCTGCAGGAAGTTCTGGTCCGACTTGAGCTGCGGATACGCCTCCACGGTCACCATCAGCCGGCTCAGCGCGCCGGTGAGCGCCTGGTTGGCGTCCGCCATCTGGGCCATGTTGCCGCCCTTGATCGCGCCCGTCAGCCCGGCCCGCGCTTCCGTGACCTTCACGAACACATCCTGCTCCTGCTGCGCAAAACCCTTGACCGTGTTCACCAGGTTCGGCACCAGGTCGGCGCGACGCTGCAGCTGCACTTCGATGTCCTGCTTGGCCTTCGCGGCCGCTTCGTCGTAGCTCTGGATCGTGTTGTACCCACACCCCGCGAGGAACAAGGGAAGCAGGAGTAACCAACCGCGACGTAGCATCTGTCTCTCACTCCGTAAAGGAAAAGGGGAACTGCCTGGCAGCGCTCGGCTCGCTAGCCGCTCCGCCACCATATCTCACTCGGCGCACCGCGCCGTCAAATCACCCGGTCAACATCCGCTATCCGCCATCCGCCATCCGCGATCAGCCATCCGCCATCCGCCATCAGCCATCCGCCGTCAGCCATCCGCCTGAACACCATCGAGCCAGGCGGCCAGTCTCTCCAGCCCATCATGGCATCCGCGCACCACGCCCGCCGCCGCCTTGTCGCCGATCTTCGCCATGCCGCGCCGGTGCGCGATGAGCGCCAGGAACGGCGCCGCATCGAAGCCGGCCTTCGCCGCCACGTCTCGCGCCACCTGCTCGGAATCGAGGTATGGCGCCGACAGCCCGTCCGTGAGCCGCAGCGCCGCCCGGAAGATCGCGAAGATGGTGCCGTGCGCCGCCTCCAGCAGCTGGCGCTGCGCCGCACCTTCCCCATGCCGCGCCTGCATCTCGCGCCGCAACTGGATCAGCTTCCCCATCACTTCCCGCTCGAGCTGCAGCCGCAGGTCGTGACGTGACACCGACAGTCCCTCGGTGTGCAGCGCGCCGTGCAGCACGCGATGCGCCGAGAGGATATCGGCATACTCGATGGCGAAGACGTCGGCGCTTGTGCGCCACTCCGCGGACGTCAGCGTGAGCGGGGCCGGGTGGCCAGCCTGCATCCACGCGCGCGTGGCGGCGCCCGCGGCCGGCAGCGCCTGGTCGGCGAGCGTCCGCACGATCACCAGCACGTCAATGGTCCCCGTCGGCGGGCCGGAGTGCCGGGCCGCCGAGCCGTAGAGCACCACTGCTTCGAGCGCGTCGCCATGCGCCGCGCGCAGCTGCTCCACCAGGTTGTCCAGCGTCATCTTGGCCATGTCACCAACTCCCGCTTGATCCGCCGCCAGAGAAACCGCCGCCGCCACCAAACCCGCCGAACCCGCCGCCGCCGAACCCACCGCCGCCAAATCCGCCGCGGCCTCGACCACCGCTGCTGAGCGCCTGGCCAAGCAGGAACCAGAGCAACCCGTTCCCACCCCGGCGGCGCCCGCCCGCCAGCAACATGAAGAAGAGAAGGAAGCCAAGGACGAACAGTCCCGGCGGAATCCCCGGCGACCGGCGTTGCGGTGGCGCACGCGGTGCCGCGAATGAGGTGTCCAGCGCGAAGCCGAACTCACGCGCGTACGACTCCGCCACGCGCAGCGTCATCAGCTCCAGCGCCGCGCCATAGTCCGCCCGTTGCAGGAACGGGAGCGCCTCGCGACGGATGTCACC
This region of Gemmatimonadaceae bacterium genomic DNA includes:
- a CDS encoding TPM domain-containing protein, with product MFLAVHAALLSTALLLQDPQIPAPRGYVNDFAGVIGAERAARIERIIADVHDKSGGEIAVVTLADIGDRPVGDVALQIGRQWKVGAAAAVGDRQRNAGLVILVVPKESSSDGRGHISIQTGNGVEGFITDSRAGDIRREALPFLQRADYGAALELMTLRVAESYAREFGFALDTSFAAPRAPPQRRSPGIPPGLFVLGFLLFFMLLAGGRRRGGNGLLWFLLGQALSSGGRGRGGFGGGGFGGGGFGGFGGGGGFSGGGSSGSW